The Halomicronema hongdechloris C2206 genome includes a window with the following:
- a CDS encoding ABC transporter substrate-binding protein yields the protein MKQSKREIFQKICAISLLLLSSACNQRLSQNSASTTTQSTADCRVVEHDAGDTQVCGQPQRVATLSPYVLDMMLALGVQPVGHVEYYSSTRQQFDRPSEQIPYLGDRITTQPLNLGERQTPSLETLTLLKPDLILGERWHFQSYDLFSKVAPTVLVDYGEGGGWQEDIHPIAKALDRESEAEQVIAVHEQQVAAVQRKLASVLATNPRLLLITTVDNLSGSIHLFNKDTPGTLLERIGFELIGSEGVKRGTGKTISVEVLAQFSPDIVIVSGSQYGSHDPELNKFKQQWNQIPILQTMKANRNGCVYFVDNLLWGGNVRGPISEEIVMEQLPELLLPPCQNSKPEN from the coding sequence ATGAAACAAAGTAAACGTGAGATATTCCAAAAAATTTGTGCAATCAGCTTACTACTGCTGAGCTCAGCTTGCAATCAGAGATTATCTCAAAATTCAGCATCAACTACGACACAGTCAACAGCCGACTGCCGGGTCGTTGAGCATGATGCCGGAGATACACAGGTTTGCGGGCAGCCGCAACGAGTAGCTACGCTCAGCCCTTATGTACTAGATATGATGCTGGCACTGGGGGTGCAGCCTGTTGGACATGTCGAATACTATTCAAGCACGCGCCAACAGTTCGATCGCCCAAGTGAACAAATTCCCTACTTAGGCGATCGCATCACAACGCAACCATTGAATCTTGGTGAGCGCCAAACTCCCTCCCTGGAAACACTGACTTTGCTTAAGCCAGATCTAATTTTGGGCGAACGTTGGCACTTTCAGAGTTATGACTTGTTCTCAAAAGTTGCCCCTACTGTATTGGTTGATTATGGCGAGGGTGGTGGCTGGCAAGAAGACATCCACCCCATTGCTAAAGCACTCGATCGCGAATCAGAAGCAGAACAAGTCATCGCGGTCCATGAACAGCAGGTGGCAGCCGTTCAACGCAAGTTAGCGTCGGTATTGGCAACTAATCCACGATTGTTATTGATCACTACAGTTGACAATTTGAGCGGCTCGATACATCTCTTTAATAAAGACACGCCAGGAACCCTGTTGGAACGTATTGGCTTTGAATTAATTGGATCGGAAGGGGTGAAACGAGGAACTGGCAAAACAATTTCAGTCGAAGTGTTGGCACAGTTTAGTCCTGATATTGTAATTGTCTCAGGCTCGCAGTATGGATCCCACGATCCGGAATTAAATAAGTTCAAACAGCAATGGAACCAAATCCCAATTCTACAAACCATGAAGGCCAACCGTAACGGATGTGTGTACTTTGTCGACAACTTACTTTGGGGTGGCAATGTTCGGGGTCCTATTTCTGAAGAAATCGTTATGGAGCAGCTTCCTGAACTGTTACTGCCACCCTGTCAAAATTCAAAACCTGAAAACTGA
- a CDS encoding MFS transporter: protein MRTFFIIWLGQFISANGSRMTNFAIKIWAWEQTGQVTTLTLMAFVSLLPGILIAPVAGLVVDRYSRKQLMMLGDTVAIGATLILLLLYLDNSLRIWHIYVVSLVEVTFYQFQHLAYSASISMLVPKQHYTRASSMEFLSFYGALVVAPALAGSLYYIIGFPGIVLIDIITFSLAILTVIWVHIPQPIMTQLPKLQKATIISELHFGFRYVKGHPSLFALLTAVALFNLPMDLSDALYSPLILARTDNDAVVLGTLASAAGIGGVIGASFMSIWGGHKRRINGVLSGMIGVGISKFIFGLSRTIFIWIPAQVCSSFNFPVIGGSDQAIWLSKVEPELQGRVFAANQMARKMTLAVAFLVAGPLADYVFEPAMMPSGSLAPIFGGLFGTGRGAGIALLYALCAICMLLVGFAGYAFPLLRNVECSMPDHDSSSV from the coding sequence ATGCGTACCTTCTTCATTATTTGGTTGGGTCAATTTATCTCGGCGAACGGCAGTCGGATGACCAACTTTGCGATTAAAATTTGGGCTTGGGAACAAACTGGGCAAGTCACAACGCTCACCCTAATGGCATTTGTCAGTCTGCTTCCAGGAATATTGATTGCCCCAGTCGCGGGCTTAGTAGTCGATCGCTACAGTCGCAAACAATTGATGATGTTAGGTGACACAGTTGCAATTGGAGCAACCCTAATACTCTTGCTGCTTTACTTAGACAACAGCTTGCGAATTTGGCATATATACGTTGTTTCACTAGTTGAAGTGACATTTTATCAATTCCAACACTTGGCTTACTCAGCCTCCATTTCAATGTTGGTACCCAAGCAACACTATACTCGCGCCAGCAGCATGGAATTTCTGTCTTTCTATGGTGCGCTGGTTGTTGCCCCGGCTCTAGCAGGATCTCTCTATTACATCATTGGTTTTCCAGGTATTGTACTCATCGATATCATCACCTTTTCACTGGCGATTCTGACTGTCATATGGGTTCATATTCCTCAACCAATTATGACGCAGCTACCAAAGTTGCAAAAAGCGACGATTATAAGTGAGTTGCATTTTGGATTCCGGTATGTGAAGGGACATCCTAGCCTTTTTGCCTTGTTAACAGCGGTTGCCTTGTTTAACTTACCGATGGATTTAAGTGATGCCCTCTATTCACCGCTGATCCTGGCCCGAACTGACAATGATGCAGTAGTGTTAGGAACCTTAGCCTCAGCAGCAGGCATTGGCGGGGTGATTGGAGCTTCATTCATGAGTATTTGGGGGGGTCACAAGCGACGAATTAATGGTGTCTTAAGTGGCATGATTGGCGTCGGAATTAGCAAGTTTATCTTTGGCTTGAGCCGAACCATATTTATTTGGATTCCAGCTCAAGTCTGTTCCTCCTTCAATTTCCCAGTGATTGGAGGATCTGATCAAGCCATCTGGTTAAGCAAAGTTGAACCAGAACTGCAAGGACGCGTCTTTGCAGCTAATCAAATGGCTCGAAAAATGACGCTGGCGGTTGCCTTTTTAGTCGCTGGCCCCCTTGCTGATTATGTCTTTGAACCGGCTATGATGCCATCTGGTAGTCTAGCCCCAATATTCGGAGGATTATTCGGAACTGGTAGAGGTGCAGGCATTGCCCTCCTCTATGCACTCTGCGCTATTTGTATGTTGCTTGTGGGCTTTGCTGGCTACGCCTTCCCTCTTCTTCGCAACGTCGAATGCAGCATGCCCGATCATGATTCTTCCTCAGTTTAA